One Aegilops tauschii subsp. strangulata cultivar AL8/78 chromosome 7, Aet v6.0, whole genome shotgun sequence genomic window carries:
- the LOC109733553 gene encoding chlorophyll a-b binding protein 1B-21, chloroplastic, with product MAMASSSGLRSCSAVGVPSLLAPSSRSGRSGLPFCAYATTSGRVTMSAEWFPGQPRPAHLDGSSPGDFGFDPLGLATVPENFERFKESEIYHCRWAMLCVPGVLVPEALGLGNWVKAQEWAALPDGQATYLGNPVPWGNLPTILAIEFLAIAFAEQQRTMEKDPEKKKYPGGAFDPLGFSKDPAKFEELKLKEIKNGRLAMLAFVGFCVQQSAYPGTGPLENLATHLADPWHNNIGDIVIPRNIYGP from the exons ATGGCGATGGCGTCGTCAAGCGGGCTGAGGAGCTGCAGCGCCGTGGGCGTGCCGAGCCTGCTGGCGCCTTCGTCCCGGTCCGGCCGCTCCGGGCTGCCGTTCTGCGCCTACGCCACCACCTCCGGCCGCGTCACCATGTCCGCCGAGTGGTTCCCCGGCCAGCCCCGCCCCGCCCACCTCGACGGCTCCTCGCCAGG GGACTTCGGGTTCGACCCCCTGGGCCTCGCCACCGTGCCGGAGAACTTCGAGCGGTTCAAGGAGTCCGAGATCTACCACTGCCGCTGGGCCATGCTCTGCGTG CCTGGGGTGCTGGTGCCGGAGGCGCTGGGGCTGGGCAACTGGGTGAAGGCGCAGGAGTGGGCGGCGCTCCCCGACGGGCAGGCGACGTACCTGGGCAACCCGGTGCCGTGGGGCAACCTGCCGACCATCCTGGCGATCGAGTTCCTGGCCATCGCCTTCGCGGAGCAGCAGCGCACCATGGAGAAGGACCCGGAGAAGAAGAAGTACCCTGGCGGCGCCTTCGACCCGCTCGGCTTCTCCAAGGACCCCGCCAAGTTCGAGGAGCTCAAGCTCAAGGAGATCAAGAACG GGCGGCTGGCGATGCTGGCGTTCGTGGGGTTCTGCGTGCAGCAGTCGGCGTACCCCGGCACCGGCCCGCTGGAGAACCTGGCCACGCACCTCGCGGACCCGTGGCACAACAACATCGGCGACATCGTCATCCCCAGAAATATCTACGGCCCTTGA
- the LOC109733554 gene encoding uncharacterized protein — translation MPPQLRFPTVLPNLYSHLLLPRSLPSRRLRLPPPPTPHHPLRRLLFRGMASSATGEAAPAAGTSGAGEASARPRRALEELAWDETFVRELPGDPRSDNIPRQVLHACYTKVSPSAPVENPKLVAWSESVADLLDLDHKEFERPDFPRFFSGETPLVGSVPYAQCYGGHQFGSWAGQLGDGRAITLGEVLNSRGERWELQLKGAGKTPYSRFADGLAVLRSSIREFLCSEAMHGLGIPTTRALCLVETGKSVVRDMFYDGNAKEEPGAIVCRVAPSFLRFGSYQLHATRGKEDLEIVRRLADYTIRHHYPHLENIKKSEGLSFEAAMGDTPAIDLTSNKYAAWAVEVAEHTAYLIARWQGVGFTHGVLNTDNMSVLGLTIDYGPFGFLDAFDPSFTPNTTDLPGKRYCFANQPDVGLWNIAQFTGPLSAADLISKDEANYVMERYGTKFMDEYQSIMTKKLGLSKYNKQLISKLLNNLAVDKVDYTNFFRLLSNVKADRDIPETELLVPIKAALLDIGKERKEAWISWVQTYIEELVASGVSDEERKATMNRVNPKYVLRNYLCQTAIDAADLGDYEEVRRLLKVMEHPYDEQPGMEKYARLPPAWAYRPGVCMLSCSS, via the exons ATGCCCCctcagttgcgcttccccaccgTCCTCCCCAACCTATactcccacctcctcctcccccgctccctcccctctcgccgtctccgcctgccgccgcccccgaccccgcaCCACCCGCTCCGCCGCCTGCTCTTCCGAGGCATGGCCTCCTCCGCCACCGGCGAGGCCGCGCCGGCCGCCGGGACGAGCGGCGCCGGAGAGGCCTCCGCCCGCCCGCGCCGCGCGCTGGAGGAGCTCGCGTGGGACGAGACCTTCGTCCGCGAGCTGCCCGGCGACCCGCGATCCGACAACATCCCCCGCCAG GTGCTGCACGCTTGTTACACCAAGGTGTCTCCCTCGGCGCCCGTGGAGAACCCTAAGCTCGTGGCGTGGTCCGAATCCGTGGCTGACCTCCTCGATCTGGATCACAAAGA GTTTGAAAGGCCTGATTTTCCTCGGTTCTTCTCAGGAGAAACTCCGTTGGTGGGAAG TGTGCCTTATGCCCAGTGTTACGGTGGACACCAGTTTGGTTCATGGGCTGGTCAGTTGGGGGATGGACGAGCAATAACTCTCGGAGAGGTTCTCAATTCTCGAGGTGAGAGGTGGGAGTTGCAGCTCAAGGGTGCTGGAAAGACTCCTTACAGCCGATTTGCAGAtggcctcgctgtcctgcgcAGCAGCATCCGTGAATTCTTATGCAGTGAAGCTATGCATGGTCTAGGCATTCCTACAACTCGTGCTCTTTGTCTAGTTGAAACTGGCAAATCTGTTGTGCGAGATATGTTCTATGA TGGTAATGCAAAAGAGGAGCCAGGTGCAATTGTTTGCCGTGTAGCACCATCGTTTTTACGTTTTGGTTCATACCAGTTACATGCTACAAGGGGCAAAGAGGACCTGGAAATTGTTCGTCGTTTGGCAGACTACACAATACGTCATCACTACCCACATCTTGAAAATATTAAAAAGAGTGAAGGTTTATCTTTTGAGGCAGCTATGGGAGACACTCCAGCAATAGATCTTACTTCCAACAAATATGCTG CCTGGGCAGTTGAGGTTGCAGAGCATACTGCTTACTTGATAGCCAGGTGGCAAGGTGTTGGTTTCACCCATGGTGTGCTTAACACTGATAATATGAGTGTGTTGGGCCTAACTATTGATTATGGACCCTTTGGTTTCTTAGATGCTTTTGATCCTAGCTTTACTCCGAATACAACTGATCTCCCAGGTAAGAGATACTGTTTTGCAAATCAACCTGATGTTGGTTTGTGGAATATTGCCCAGTTCACTGGGCCATTGTCGGCTGCGGATCTTATCAGCAAGGATGAAGCAAATTATGTAATGGAGAG GTATGGGACAAAGTTCATGGATGAATATCAATCTATAATGACAAAGAAACTTGGTCTGTCAAAATATAACAAGCAGCTTATTAGCAAGCTGCTGAACAACTTGGCTGTCGATAAAGTTGACTATACAAATTTTTTCCGTCTTCTTTCGAATGTCAAAGCAGACCGTGACATCCCAGAAACTGAGCTACTAGTTCCAATAAAAGCTGCACTCCTGGATATTGGGAAAGAAAGAAAGGAAGCATGGATTAGTTGGGTACAAACATATATTGAGGAG CTGGTGGCTAGCGGCGTCTCGGATGAAGAAAGGAAAGCCACAATGAACCGTGTTAACCCAAAGTATGTTCTTCGGAACTATCTTTGCCAGACAGCGATTGACGCAGCTGATCTAGGTGATTACGAGGAAGTTCGCCGGCTATTGAAAGTTATGGAACATCCATATGACGAGCAGCCGGGAATGGAGAAATACGCCCGCTTGCCACCGGCCTGGGCATACAGGCCTGGGGTGTGCATGCTATCCTGCTCGTCATGA